From a region of the Armatimonadota bacterium genome:
- the rsgA gene encoding ribosome small subunit-dependent GTPase A, with product MSLTEYGWNDRLAASFREQEAAGRVPVRISLQVKGHYLALTGIGEIASEPTGRLIYDAATPRDLPVVGDWAAATILEEEPPRALIHAVIPRNSLFCRKEAGKRVVAQPLAANVDIVLIAVALDHDYSLNRIERYLALSREYGASPVVLLTKSDACAESTLKVEDVRTRMPDVPVIAISSVDGTGMDALHECLPPGATCVVLGSSGVGKSTLINRLLGADILKTREVRLSDSKGRHTTANRQLFVLPSGALIIDTPGMRELQLWDAREGIDQTFTDIAELSSGCRFPDCRHADEPGCAVIGAVADGLIDPARLENYQKMSRELDYLSLRQEEGAARAERARWKEIAKEAKRIKKT from the coding sequence ATGAGCCTTACAGAATACGGATGGAATGACCGCCTGGCCGCCTCGTTCCGCGAACAGGAGGCGGCCGGCCGCGTTCCGGTCAGGATATCGCTTCAGGTGAAGGGCCACTACCTGGCGCTCACCGGGATCGGCGAGATCGCCTCGGAACCGACCGGCCGGCTGATCTACGACGCCGCCACACCCCGGGACCTCCCCGTCGTCGGCGACTGGGCCGCGGCGACCATACTCGAGGAAGAGCCGCCGAGGGCTCTGATTCACGCTGTCATCCCACGCAACAGCCTCTTCTGCCGGAAGGAAGCCGGAAAACGCGTCGTTGCCCAACCCCTGGCGGCGAACGTGGACATCGTCCTCATCGCGGTCGCCCTCGACCACGACTACAGCCTCAATCGCATCGAGCGATACCTGGCCCTTTCGCGGGAATATGGGGCTTCGCCGGTCGTCCTCCTGACCAAATCCGACGCCTGCGCGGAGAGCACCTTGAAGGTCGAGGATGTCAGGACGCGTATGCCGGACGTTCCGGTGATCGCCATCAGTTCCGTGGATGGCACGGGGATGGACGCGTTGCACGAGTGTCTCCCACCGGGCGCCACCTGCGTTGTGCTGGGCTCCTCGGGTGTCGGCAAATCCACGCTCATCAACCGCCTTCTGGGGGCCGATATACTGAAGACGCGCGAGGTGCGGCTGTCCGATAGCAAGGGGCGGCACACCACGGCCAACCGGCAGTTGTTTGTGCTGCCATCGGGCGCATTGATCATTGATACGCCGGGGATGCGCGAACTGCAGTTGTGGGACGCCCGGGAAGGTATCGACCAGACGTTTACGGACATCGCCGAACTATCGAGCGGATGCCGATTTCCTGACTGCCGCCACGCGGATGAGCCGGGCTGCGCCGTAATAGGGGCCGTGGCCGATGGCCTGATCGACCCGGCCCGCCTGGAGAACTACCAGAAGATGAGCAGGGAACTCGATTACCTGTCGCTCCGCCAGGAGGAAGGCGCCGCCCGGGCTGAGCGCGCCCGCTGGAAAGAGATAGCGAAAGAAGCCAAGCGCATAAAAAAGACGTAA
- the pyrE gene encoding orotate phosphoribosyltransferase has translation MSDKKARFIELVRERAYKEGTFTLASGRTSNFYINGKMVTLHPEGLALACELILEALAPEVQAIGGLTMGADPIIGGVTAMSWGAGRPVAGFMVRKEPKGHGTQSLIEGPLEAGQAVCIIEDTTTTGGSLLKAAKAAEAAGAKVVQCLTLVDRQEGGAEALSAEGYTLERLITLAEIRAAG, from the coding sequence ATGTCTGACAAGAAGGCGCGATTCATCGAACTGGTCCGCGAGCGGGCGTACAAAGAGGGGACGTTCACTCTGGCCTCGGGGCGCACCAGCAATTTCTATATCAACGGCAAGATGGTCACGCTGCACCCGGAAGGCCTGGCGCTGGCGTGTGAACTGATACTGGAAGCCCTGGCACCGGAAGTGCAGGCGATCGGCGGCCTCACCATGGGCGCCGATCCGATCATCGGCGGCGTGACCGCGATGTCATGGGGCGCCGGCCGGCCGGTGGCGGGCTTCATGGTCCGCAAGGAGCCGAAAGGTCACGGAACCCAGAGCCTCATCGAAGGCCCGCTGGAGGCCGGCCAGGCGGTGTGCATCATCGAAGACACCACAACCACCGGCGGCTCGCTTCTGAAGGCCGCCAAGGCCGCGGAAGCGGCCGGCGCGAAGGTGGTCCAGTGCCTCACGCTGGTGGACCGCCAGGAAGGCGGCGCCGAAGCGCTTTCCGCGGAAGGATACACGCTGGAGCGGTTGATCACGCTGGCGGAGATTCGCGCGGCGGGGTAG
- a CDS encoding S8 family serine peptidase has translation MTTHGFIARRLTLISMAVAGFTGGAYARNAKLDDNLSTLVQGRFVAAQRVIIVPNRGAKTRAMRVVRTARGTVNRDLDSLGIVATVSSARLRVLANDPSIAHISTDAIVRSNDFVTTQTVGADTVRRTTGLTGAGVTVAVIDSGAATNHIDLRGKVVGWYDAVNGKKSPYDDNGHGTFVTGLIAGSGAASKGANAGIAPGANIVAVKVLDATGASTVSTVIAGLNWVIAHKNQYNIRVANLSLGHVPLESVVNDPLCRAVRKVQGAGIVVVVAAGNRGRKVADSPTGGSRYGTIDCPGDDPFVITVGALNTLQTPNRSDDVMASYSSRGPSMPDHILKPDLVAPGNKVVSALAPGSTLATEHADQRVGGVYTTMSGTSMATPVVAAAAALMLQADPTLNPATVKARLMRSAVKFDGSDVYSRGAGSLSIPAAIKATGTASIAPSPVIAWSQERLYCLPLAVGLRVNFGSSALWGDGPAKVYGGLDIFKASACYGPNGLYQASALWGDSALWGDSALWGDSALWGDSALWGDSALWGDSALWGDSALWGDSALWGDSALWGDSALWNDSALWGDSALWGDSALWGDSALWGDSALWGDKAVWQDSALWGDSALWGDSALWGDSALWGDSALWGDSALWGDSALWGDSALWGDNTRLSDNSALWGDSALWGDSALWGDSALWGDSALWGDSSLWDDSALWGDSALWGD, from the coding sequence ATGACGACACACGGATTCATCGCTCGACGACTTACGTTGATATCGATGGCCGTCGCCGGTTTCACCGGCGGGGCATATGCCCGGAACGCCAAGCTGGACGATAACTTGAGCACACTCGTTCAGGGGCGTTTCGTGGCAGCCCAACGCGTCATCATTGTCCCCAACCGTGGCGCCAAGACGAGAGCGATGCGAGTGGTTCGCACCGCCCGGGGCACGGTAAACCGGGACCTTGACTCTCTGGGAATCGTCGCTACGGTCAGTTCCGCCCGCCTGCGGGTCCTGGCGAACGATCCCTCGATTGCCCACATTTCCACAGACGCCATAGTGCGCAGCAATGACTTCGTGACAACGCAGACAGTCGGCGCCGACACGGTACGACGGACCACGGGCCTCACCGGGGCCGGGGTTACCGTAGCCGTGATCGATTCCGGCGCAGCGACGAACCACATCGATCTCCGTGGAAAAGTAGTGGGGTGGTATGACGCGGTAAACGGCAAGAAATCGCCGTATGACGACAACGGGCACGGAACATTCGTTACGGGCCTTATCGCCGGTTCGGGCGCGGCCAGCAAGGGCGCGAACGCCGGTATCGCTCCAGGCGCCAACATCGTAGCGGTGAAGGTTCTGGACGCAACGGGCGCGAGCACAGTGAGCACCGTGATTGCGGGCCTCAACTGGGTTATCGCCCACAAGAACCAGTACAACATCCGGGTCGCCAACCTTTCCCTCGGCCATGTGCCGCTGGAGAGCGTTGTGAACGACCCCCTGTGCCGTGCGGTACGCAAGGTGCAGGGCGCGGGTATCGTGGTGGTTGTGGCAGCGGGCAACCGCGGCCGCAAAGTAGCCGACAGCCCCACCGGGGGCAGCCGTTACGGCACCATTGACTGCCCGGGCGACGACCCATTCGTGATCACGGTTGGCGCGCTGAACACGCTGCAGACACCCAACCGGTCCGATGACGTGATGGCGTCGTATTCCTCTCGCGGGCCGAGCATGCCCGATCACATCCTCAAACCCGACCTGGTTGCCCCTGGGAACAAGGTCGTAAGCGCATTGGCTCCCGGCAGCACATTGGCGACAGAACACGCGGACCAGAGAGTGGGTGGGGTGTATACCACCATGTCTGGGACGAGTATGGCGACGCCGGTTGTTGCCGCGGCCGCAGCGCTTATGCTTCAGGCCGATCCTACCCTGAACCCCGCCACCGTGAAGGCGCGCCTGATGCGCTCCGCAGTCAAGTTCGACGGTTCAGACGTCTACAGCCGGGGCGCGGGCAGCCTCAGCATCCCCGCAGCGATCAAGGCCACCGGAACAGCGTCCATAGCGCCGAGCCCGGTGATTGCCTGGAGCCAAGAACGCCTCTATTGCCTGCCGCTGGCCGTTGGCCTCCGGGTCAACTTCGGCAGCAGCGCACTGTGGGGCGACGGTCCCGCAAAGGTCTACGGTGGACTGGACATCTTCAAGGCGTCCGCCTGCTACGGACCGAACGGACTCTATCAAGCCAGCGCCCTCTGGGGTGACAGCGCCCTCTGGGGCGACTCCGCCCTCTGGGGTGACAGCGCCCTCTGGGGTGACTCCGCTCTGTGGGGCGACAGCGCTCTGTGGGGTGACAGCGCTCTGTGGGGCGACAGCGCTCTCTGGGGTGACTCCGCCCTCTGGGGTGACAGCGCTCTGTGGGGCGACAGCGCTCTCTGGAACGACTCCGCTCTGTGGGGCGACAGCGCCCTGTGGGGTGACAGCGCTCTGTGGGGCGACTCCGCTCTGTGGGGCGATTCCGCCCTCTGGGGCGACAAGGCCGTCTGGCAAGACTCCGCTCTGTGGGGCGACAGCGCCCTGTGGGGTGACTCCGCTCTCTGGGGCGACAGCGCTCTCTGGGGTGACTCGGCTCTGTGGGGCGATTCCGCCCTGTGGGGCGACAGCGCTCTGTGGGGTGATTCCGCTCTGTGGGGTGACAACACCAGGCTCAGCGATAACAGCGCTCTCTGGGGTGACAGCGCTCTCTGGGGTGACTCTGCTCTGTGGGGCGACAGCGCCCTGTGGGGTGACAGCGCTCTCTGGGGAGACAGCTCACTCTGGGACGACTCCGCTCTGTGGGGCGATTCCGCCCTGTGGGGCGACTGA